GGAGCAAAACAGCTGTGTACCCAAGAAATTGAGAGCATGCTTTGCACATTTGCAAATCCGATTTCGCCTTTGCTGAGAACGTGCTTTTCGGTATCGTCATCCCAGAAGACCGCCGGTTACATGAACTACAAATGGGGTGTAGTTTTGGGGATTAGTAGCGTTCGTTGGACGGATATTTATGCTTGATAATTTCAAGGCGTTTGTCGCTGCCGCGGAACATGGCAGCTTCACGAGTGCCGCCAGATCGATGGGAATGACGATCTCCACGATGTCGAGACGTGTCCATGAACTTGAATCGCACTTGGGTGTGGAATTGTTTCACCGGTCCACGCAAGGGCTCTCTCTGACGATTACGGGCAAAACGTACTTTCAGGAATGCGCTTCTTTTATTCACGAATTGAATACGCGTCTCGACAACCTGCAAAAGTCAATCACCAGCATGGAGGGCAAACTCACTGTCGCAATGCCAACGAATATCGGTAGCGGCCCCCTGAATGAGTTCTGGGAGCGATTTGCCACTCGATATCCCCAGATTGTGCTGAGAATCCATCTCACCGATCCGTTGGATGATATGTCGT
The nucleotide sequence above comes from Novipirellula caenicola. Encoded proteins:
- a CDS encoding LysR family transcriptional regulator; amino-acid sequence: MLDNFKAFVAAAEHGSFTSAARSMGMTISTMSRRVHELESHLGVELFHRSTQGLSLTITGKTYFQECASFIHELNTRLDNLQKSITSMEGKLTVAMPTNIGSGPLNEFWERFATRYPQIVLRIHLTDPLDDMSLVPVDIGIQSGTRRNSPLVQKRIGAITPVIVASSTFSGEIPSEIEALNQCPSVAADLFSEWKLVNGDRNEVVQKQHVHTSNDMNVIVSLGSV